DNA from Intestinimonas massiliensis (ex Afouda et al. 2020):
CCGGTCCTTATCGAAGATGAAAAAGCGGCGTCCTCCCAAAGGAGGACGCCGCTTGGGTACAGGCGATCACTGGGCCAGCTTTTCCATGCCGGTCCGGATGCGGCGGAGCGTCTCGTCCTTGCCCAGAATCTGGCACAACTCCACCGCCCCGCCGGGGGTGACGGCCTTGCCGCTGAGGGCGGTGCGCACCGGCCACATGATGCGGCCGTTCTTCAGCTCCAGCCGTTCGGCCAGGCCGATGAGCGCGTCGTGGATGGAGTTGTAGGTCCAGGGCTCTAACTGCTCCAGCACGGGCAGCACCTGCTGCAGGGCCTCCAGGGAGTTTTCCAGATTGGTCTTCATCTTCTTGTGCACGTACAGCTCGGTGGAGTAGTCGGGCAGCGCATCGAAAAAGTCCACCTGGGGAGCGACGTCCTCGAAGGTGTCGCATCGGGGCTGGACCAGGGGAGCGATGAGCTTCCAGTCAATGGCGGGATTTCTCACCGCTTGCCTCAGATAGGGCTCGGCGGCGGCGCAAAAGGCGTCCGCATCCATGGCCCGGAGATATTTGGCGTTGAAATACTTCAGCTTCTCCCGGTCAAAGATGGCGGGCGACTTGGAGATGCCGCCGATGTCAAAGCTGTGAGAGAGCTCATCCAGGGTGAAGAATTCCCGCTCACTCTCCTCGCCCTTAGGGGACCAGCCCAGCAGGGCCACGTAGTTGACCACAGCCTCGGACAAAAAGCCCATGGCCAGCAGATCCTCATAAGAGGGGTCTCCGTGGCGCTTGGACATCTTGTTGTGCTGGTCACGCATGACGGGGGAGCAGTGGATATAAGTGGGGACCTCCCAGCCGAAGGCCTGATAGAGCAGATTGTACTTGGGGGCGGAGGAGAGATACTCCGAGCCACGGACCACATGGGTGATGCCCATCAGGTGGTCGTCGATGACGTTGGCGAAGTTATAAGTGGGCAGGCCGTCGGACTTGATGAGCACCTGATCGTCCAGCGTCTCATTTTCCACGGTGATGTCCCCAAACACCGCGTCGTGGAAGGTGGTGGAGCCGCTGTCGGGGATACGCTGGCGGATCACGTAGGGGACGCCGCGTGAAAGATTCTCGTCGATCTCCTCCCGGGTGAGATGGCGGCAGTGGCCGTCATAACCGCCGACGCCGTTTTCTCCGTGGAGGGACTCCAGCCGCTCCTTATCACAGAAGCAGCGGTAGGCGCCGCCCTTTTCCACCAGGAGCTGGGCATACTTTCCATAGAGCGCCCGGCGCTCCGTCTGGATATAGGGGCCCACCGGGCCGCCCAGATCGGGACCCTCGTCCCAGGTGAGGCCGCACTTGCGCAGGGTGGCGTAGATGACGTCGGTGGCCCCCTCCACCAGCCGCCCCTGGTCGGTGTCCTCGATGCGCAGGATGAATTTGCCGCCGGAATGGCGGGCGATGAGCCAGGTATACAGGGCGGTGCGCAGATTGCCCACATGCATGTAGCCGGTGGGGGAGGGGGCGAACCGGGTACGGACCTCTCCGGTCGGGATGCGGCGCTCCATCTCCTCAAACCAAGTCATATCCATGACGATTCCTCCAAAACGATCTTTTGTGTGTCTGGGACCATTCTAACGGTGTGGGTAAAACTTGTCAAGCGGTGCGGGATGTGATATGATAATCAAGTATGTAAATCCAGGGTATCGAACCTGATTTCGAGGTGTTTGAAGCATGGAAAACGAGAAGAAAGTGATTCTGTCCGGCATCCAGCCCAGCGGAGAACTGACGCTGGGCTCCTATCTGGGGGCCATCAAGAACTGGGTGGAGCTGGCCGATGAATACGACTGTTACTATATGATGGCGGATATGCACTCCATCACGGTACGTCAGAACCCCGCCGACCTGCGCCGGCGGACGCTCACCCAGATGGCGGCCTATATCGCCTGCGGCCTGGACCCGGAGAAGAACACCATCTTCATCCAGTCCCATGTGCCCGCTCACGCCGAACTGGCCTGGGTGCTCAACTGCTACACCATGTTCGGGGAGCTCTCCCGCATGACGCAGTTCAAGGACAAGTCGGCCAAGAATGCCGACAACATCAACGCCGGGCTCTTCACCTATCCGGCCCTGATGGCCGCCGATATCCTCCTTTATCAGGCCGACCTGGTGCCGGTGGGCGGGGACCAGAAGCAGCATGTGGAGATCTGCCGCGATATTGCCAACCGCTTCAACGGCGTGTATGGAGAGGTGTTTCAGATCCCGGAGCCCTATATCCCCAAGGTGGGGGCCCGCATCATGTCCCTCACCAGCCCGGACAGCAAGATGTCCAAATCCGACAAGGACCCCAACGGCTGCGTCTACGTGCTGGAAAAGCCGGAGGACATCCTGCGCAAATTTAAAAAGGCCGTTACCGACAGCGACACCGAGCGCTGTGTCCGGTATGACCCGGAGCAGAAGCCCGGCGTGTCCAACCTCATGGCCATCTACTCCGTGGCCACGGGCCGAAGCTTCGACGAGATCGAGGCCGAGTTCGACGGCAAGGGCTACGGGGCGTTCAAGCCTGCCGTGGGCGAGGCCGTGGTGGAGATGTTCCGCCCCATCCGGGAGGAGACCGAGCGCATCCTGGCGGATAAGGCGTATCTGGAGTCCGTCTACCGCGCCGGGGCGGAGAAGGCCGGCTATGTGGCCAACAAGACCCTGCGCAAGGTCTATAAAAAGGTCGGCTTTGTGGCCCGCTGATACAAAGGAGTAACATACCCATGCCTTTGACCGAATTGAGCTTTCTCGGGCTGGTGGCCACCGCCCTGATCACGGCGCTGCTCATCTCCTTTGTGGCCACGCCGGTGGTCAAATCCTTGGCGCAGAAAGTGGGAGCGGTGGATGTGCCCAAAGACGGCCGCCGGATGCACGACCACCCCATCCCACGGATGGGCGGGCTGGCTATCTTCCTAGGCTTTACCCTGGCGGTACTGGTCTTTGCCGACCTGACCCGGCAGCTCCAGGGGATGCTGCTGGGGGCGGTGATCATCGTCGTCCTCGGCATCTTCGATGATATCTACGCCCTGCGGGCCTCCTTCAAATTCGTGGTCCAGATCATTGCCGCCCTGGTGGCGGTGCTCTACGGCGGCAACGTCATCTCCGTGCTGTCCAACCCCAATATCTTCAGCAGCAACCCCTGGTGGGTGCTGGGACCGCTGTCCATCCCCGTCACGGTGCTGTGGATCGTGGCTATCACCAACGCCGTCAATCTGATCGACGGGCTGGACGGCTTGGCGGTAGGGGTGTCGACCATCAGCTCCATGACCCTGCTGGTCATCGCCCTGACGGTGGCCGACTGGGAGGTGGCGGTGCTGATGGGGGCCTTGGCGGGGGCCTGCATCGGGTTCATGCCATACAACCTGAACCCCGCCAAGATTTTTATGGGGGACACTGGCTCCACCTTCCTGGGCTTTGTACTGGCGGTGGTGTCCATTCAGGGACTGTTCAAATTCTACACCATCATCTCCTTTGCAGTGCCCTTCCTCATGCTGGGACTGCCCATTTTTGACACGGCCTTCGCCTTTATCCGCCGCATCGCCCATGGGCAGAACCCCATGTCGCCGGATCGCAGCCACGTCCACCACCGCCTCATTGACATGGGCTTCAACCAGAAGCAGGCGGTGGCGGTGCTGTACGTCATCAGCGCCATTTTGGGCCTGTCCGCCGTGGTCCTGACCACCAGCGGCGCGCTGAAGGCGATGATGCTGCTTCTGGCCCTCTGCGCCGCCGGGGCGGTCTCAGCCCGGCTGTTTTGGGGCAATAACAACGGGAAAAACCACCCCGATGAACCGAGGAAGAACAAGCCGGAAGCCAAACCGGATGGAGGAGAGGACAAGCCATGAAGCCAATCCGTGTGATGACCATCTTCGGCACCCGGCCAGAGGCCATCAAAATGGCCCCGCTGGTCCGGGAACTGGCCGGGCGGGACGGCATCGAGAGCCTCTGCTGCGTGACGGCGCAGCACCGGCAGATGCTGGACAGCGTGCTGGAGATTTTTCGGCTGAAGCCGGACTACGACCTCAACATCATGGAGCCCAATCAGACGTTGTCCACCATCACCAGCAAGTGTCTGGCCGGGGTGGAACAGGTCCTGGGTCAGGCGAGACCGGACCTGGTGCTGGTCCACGGGGATACCTCCACCACCTTCGCCGGGGCGCTGGCTGCGTTTTACAGCAAGGTGGCAGTGGGCCATGTAGAGGCCGGGCTGCGAACCTATGACAAGTATTCCCCCTTTCCAGAAGAGATGAATCGGACGCTGGTGGGGGATATAGCCGATCTCCACTTCTGTCCCACGGTGGCCAACCGGGACAATCTGGCCAGGGAGGGGATCACCAAGGGTGTTTTCATTACCGGGAATACGGTGATTGACGCCCTGAAGACCACAATGGTAAAGGATTATCACTTTTCAACCGATGGTTTGAACCGGCTGGACTTTGCCGGCAAAAAAGTCATTTTGGTGACCTGTCACCGGCGGGAGAACTATGGCCGCCCCATGGAAAACATCATGGCGGCCCTGCGGCAGCTGGCCCAGACCTTTCCGGACGCCGAGCTGGTCTATCCGGTCCATCTGTCGCCGGTGGTGCAGCAGGCGGCCCACGCTGGGCTGGACGACCTGCCGAACGTCCATCTGATCGCGCCGCTCTCCGCGGACGAGATGCACAATCTGATGGGCCGGTGCTACATGGTCATGACCGACTCCGGCGGCCTCCAGGAGGAGGCGCCCGCCCTGGGCAAGCCGGTGCTTGTCCTGCGGCGCGAGACCGAGCGGCCGGAGGCCGTCGCCGCCGGAACCGTCAAGCTGGCCGGCACGGAACAGGAGGATATCTTCCGCATGGCGGCCGAACTGCTGGAGTGTCCCGAGGCCTATGCAGCCATGGCCCATGCGGTGAATCCCTACGGCGATGGATTTGCCTGCCGACGGATTGCGGATGCCATTGAGTGGCATTTTGGCCTGCGGCCGGAGCCGCCCCAGGCGTTTCGCGCGCAGTAAAAAAGGACGCCGCAGAAGGCGGGGGAGGTGGGACCGGCTTGGGACAGAAGAATAAGACGGTGCTCGCCCTTCTGATTGCCGTCGTCATTGTGGCGGCGGTGGGCGCCAGCTCCCTGTTCAATCTCATCAGTCCGGGGACCCCTGCTGTGGTGCTGCCGGCGGCGACTGAGCCCGGCAGCACGGAGGAGCCGGGTACACCCGGCGGTGACTTTTTCACGCCGGTGGAGGTCACGCCGGAGACGGTGCAGAGCGTGATCGAGACTCTGAGCCGCCCCAGCAACTATGCCCGGACGGTTACCATCCTCACCGCCGTCGGCGGGGATGCCTACGCGGCGGACACGGCCCGGGTGTGGGTGGACGGTGCGCCGGACACCACCTGGCCCCGGTGGACCCAGACGGAACGGACCAGACCCACCGGCCAGGTGGAGCACAGCATCATTGAGGAGACCGGAGAAGGGGAGGGAACGCTCTACCTCTGGTATAACAACGACCGGGAGTATCGCAGCTACCCGGCGGACCGCTGGTCGGCGGATCTGTCGCAGCGTATTCCGACCTACGAGGATGTGCTGGCGCTGGAACGGGACTCCATCACGGATACGGGTTACGAGGAAAAAAGCGGTACCCCCTGCATTTATGTCGAGGTGGAGGACCCGGAGCTGCACTACCGGCAGCGGTATTGGGTCTCGGTCAGCGACGGGCTGCTGGTGGCGGCCGAGACCGTCAAGGACGGCCAGGTGGTGCTCAGTGCCAGCGCCTCTGGCATGGAGTCCACCGAGGGCACCGCGTTCACCCTGCCGGACGGGACGGTGCTCCACCGCACCAGTGACTGAGCATGGCAGACAGGCACGCAGAGGGGCTCCCTCCGCGTGCCTGTTTTGACCTTATTCTTTTTCCTTGTCCTTATCTCTGCCGCCCAGACTGAACAGGAGCAGCAGGCCCAGGATAATGGCCATTTCGATGTTGTCTCCGTCGCCGTCCAGAAACAGGAACAGCAGGATGAGCAGCAGAAGGATATCGCCGGTATCAATCTCGTCCAGTTTCAAGCCCTTCAGAAGACCGGACAGCCAAGAGGCTTTCCGGTCCGGACCGCCCGGCGGCCCGGATGGTCCGGGAGGCGGCTGGTGGGCGGTATGCGCTCCCGCCGGCCCGGGGCCAGGGGAGGCGGCCCGGTGGGCCTGGTGAGATTCCGCTGCGTGAGTCGTCTGCGGCGGCGGCAGGTGCGCCTGACGGGAGGAAGCGCCGCCACGGGGCGGCTCGGGACGCCGGAAGGGAGGGGCGTCCTCCTCCACGACCCGGGTGTAGGTTGTGCCGTTGGGGATGTACCGGTTATACATGTTCGCCTTCGCCCCCTTCCTTGCTCTCGCGGAACATTCGAAGGGCGGCCCGAACCACCCGGGCCAGCCGGGCGGCCTGGATCGCCCGGTCTACCTTGGCGAACCGTTCTTCCTTG
Protein-coding regions in this window:
- the trpS gene encoding tryptophan--tRNA ligase encodes the protein MENEKKVILSGIQPSGELTLGSYLGAIKNWVELADEYDCYYMMADMHSITVRQNPADLRRRTLTQMAAYIACGLDPEKNTIFIQSHVPAHAELAWVLNCYTMFGELSRMTQFKDKSAKNADNINAGLFTYPALMAADILLYQADLVPVGGDQKQHVEICRDIANRFNGVYGEVFQIPEPYIPKVGARIMSLTSPDSKMSKSDKDPNGCVYVLEKPEDILRKFKKAVTDSDTERCVRYDPEQKPGVSNLMAIYSVATGRSFDEIEAEFDGKGYGAFKPAVGEAVVEMFRPIREETERILADKAYLESVYRAGAEKAGYVANKTLRKVYKKVGFVAR
- a CDS encoding MraY family glycosyltransferase, translating into MPLTELSFLGLVATALITALLISFVATPVVKSLAQKVGAVDVPKDGRRMHDHPIPRMGGLAIFLGFTLAVLVFADLTRQLQGMLLGAVIIVVLGIFDDIYALRASFKFVVQIIAALVAVLYGGNVISVLSNPNIFSSNPWWVLGPLSIPVTVLWIVAITNAVNLIDGLDGLAVGVSTISSMTLLVIALTVADWEVAVLMGALAGACIGFMPYNLNPAKIFMGDTGSTFLGFVLAVVSIQGLFKFYTIISFAVPFLMLGLPIFDTAFAFIRRIAHGQNPMSPDRSHVHHRLIDMGFNQKQAVAVLYVISAILGLSAVVLTTSGALKAMMLLLALCAAGAVSARLFWGNNNGKNHPDEPRKNKPEAKPDGGEDKP
- the gltX gene encoding glutamate--tRNA ligase, whose amino-acid sequence is MDMTWFEEMERRIPTGEVRTRFAPSPTGYMHVGNLRTALYTWLIARHSGGKFILRIEDTDQGRLVEGATDVIYATLRKCGLTWDEGPDLGGPVGPYIQTERRALYGKYAQLLVEKGGAYRCFCDKERLESLHGENGVGGYDGHCRHLTREEIDENLSRGVPYVIRQRIPDSGSTTFHDAVFGDITVENETLDDQVLIKSDGLPTYNFANVIDDHLMGITHVVRGSEYLSSAPKYNLLYQAFGWEVPTYIHCSPVMRDQHNKMSKRHGDPSYEDLLAMGFLSEAVVNYVALLGWSPKGEESEREFFTLDELSHSFDIGGISKSPAIFDREKLKYFNAKYLRAMDADAFCAAAEPYLRQAVRNPAIDWKLIAPLVQPRCDTFEDVAPQVDFFDALPDYSTELYVHKKMKTNLENSLEALQQVLPVLEQLEPWTYNSIHDALIGLAERLELKNGRIMWPVRTALSGKAVTPGGAVELCQILGKDETLRRIRTGMEKLAQ
- the wecB gene encoding non-hydrolyzing UDP-N-acetylglucosamine 2-epimerase, translating into MKPIRVMTIFGTRPEAIKMAPLVRELAGRDGIESLCCVTAQHRQMLDSVLEIFRLKPDYDLNIMEPNQTLSTITSKCLAGVEQVLGQARPDLVLVHGDTSTTFAGALAAFYSKVAVGHVEAGLRTYDKYSPFPEEMNRTLVGDIADLHFCPTVANRDNLAREGITKGVFITGNTVIDALKTTMVKDYHFSTDGLNRLDFAGKKVILVTCHRRENYGRPMENIMAALRQLAQTFPDAELVYPVHLSPVVQQAAHAGLDDLPNVHLIAPLSADEMHNLMGRCYMVMTDSGGLQEEAPALGKPVLVLRRETERPEAVAAGTVKLAGTEQEDIFRMAAELLECPEAYAAMAHAVNPYGDGFACRRIADAIEWHFGLRPEPPQAFRAQ